A portion of the Nitratidesulfovibrio termitidis HI1 genome contains these proteins:
- a CDS encoding AI-2E family transporter, producing the protein MQSGPSVGGHAAPTRVWLALLAVVAVGIGWLLARPFIHTLAVAIVVAALAAPLQERIACRVRQRDLAAASTILTLLLGVAAPLAVFVAALIPQARALARAAMAFYAASGNGAGETAAGAAATGATTAAASLPAPVELGLARLHELSVWVTQTLGGFGIDASGIADFDPASLRGTLLGAARQAGEAVLHGITAGVGNAVYLFGHFLLMLFILYFLLRDGRQMMAFVKRVSPLAHAQEDRLLSALRGVARSVFMGGVLVAVFQGVIGAVGFALVGLPALFWGFAMSFAAMIPVVGTALIWAPATAYLYLSGETWQAVFLLGWCAVLVSSSDGLLRAWFMKEGAGIPMLYLFLAILGGLNMFGILGLLYGPLLLTFAMVALTMYAEVAAEITPKDAGPV; encoded by the coding sequence GTGCAATCCGGGCCATCCGTTGGCGGCCACGCCGCGCCCACGCGGGTCTGGCTGGCGCTGCTGGCCGTTGTGGCCGTGGGCATCGGCTGGCTGCTGGCCCGCCCGTTCATCCACACGCTGGCCGTGGCCATCGTGGTGGCTGCGCTGGCGGCCCCCCTGCAAGAGCGCATCGCCTGTCGGGTGCGCCAGCGCGACCTTGCCGCGGCGTCCACCATCCTTACCCTGCTGCTGGGCGTGGCCGCGCCGCTGGCCGTGTTCGTGGCCGCACTGATTCCCCAGGCCCGCGCCCTGGCCCGCGCGGCCATGGCCTTTTACGCCGCGTCCGGCAATGGCGCGGGCGAAACCGCCGCCGGGGCTGCCGCAACGGGCGCAACCACTGCGGCAGCTTCCCTGCCCGCGCCGGTGGAACTGGGGCTGGCCCGGCTGCATGAACTTTCGGTGTGGGTTACCCAGACTCTGGGCGGCTTCGGCATCGACGCCTCGGGCATTGCCGACTTCGACCCGGCCAGCCTGCGCGGCACCCTGCTGGGCGCGGCCCGCCAGGCCGGGGAGGCCGTGTTGCACGGCATTACCGCCGGGGTGGGCAATGCCGTGTACCTGTTCGGCCACTTTCTGCTGATGCTGTTCATCCTGTATTTTCTGCTGCGCGACGGGCGTCAGATGATGGCCTTCGTCAAACGCGTCTCGCCGTTGGCCCACGCACAGGAGGACCGCCTGCTGTCGGCCCTGCGCGGCGTGGCCCGCTCGGTGTTCATGGGCGGTGTGCTGGTGGCCGTGTTCCAGGGTGTCATTGGCGCGGTGGGCTTTGCCCTGGTGGGGCTGCCCGCGCTGTTCTGGGGCTTCGCCATGTCCTTCGCGGCCATGATTCCCGTGGTGGGCACGGCGCTGATCTGGGCGCCAGCCACGGCCTATCTGTACCTTTCGGGCGAGACGTGGCAGGCGGTGTTTCTGCTGGGGTGGTGCGCGGTGCTGGTTTCCAGTTCCGACGGCCTGCTGCGCGCGTGGTTCATGAAGGAAGGCGCGGGCATTCCCATGCTCTACCTGTTCCTGGCCATTCTGGGCGGCCTGAACATGTTCGGCATTCTTGGGCTGTTGTACGGGCCGTTGTTGCTCACCTTCGCCATGGTGGCCCTGACCATGTATGCCGAGGTGGCGGCGGAGATTACCCCCAAGGATGCCGGGCCGGTCTAG
- a CDS encoding Crp/Fnr family transcriptional regulator has product MERNWHLWTEDFFADLPDERAAFLALSRRRDFAKNDMVFFEEDSGDSCFYVEQGIVRIFRIAPSGKEPIFFLRRRGEMFGLAEVLDSVPRKANAQALTPCVLREAGRDEFEGFLAENFGVARRVIATLGGRVRYLGEQVGNLMTCDVGTRLAKLLVYMAYEVLGDEAAWHEPAVIPVRLTQEQMAAMTGSCQQTVSDFLREMQDEGLVRVTRREVVVVHPLKLLERAEL; this is encoded by the coding sequence ATGGAACGCAACTGGCATCTCTGGACCGAGGACTTTTTCGCCGACCTGCCGGACGAGCGGGCGGCGTTTCTGGCGTTGTCGCGCCGGAGGGACTTTGCGAAGAACGACATGGTGTTCTTCGAGGAGGACTCCGGCGATTCGTGCTTCTACGTGGAGCAGGGCATCGTGCGCATCTTTCGCATTGCGCCGTCGGGCAAGGAGCCCATCTTCTTTCTGCGCAGACGGGGCGAGATGTTCGGGCTGGCAGAGGTGCTGGATTCGGTGCCGCGCAAGGCCAATGCCCAGGCCCTTACCCCGTGCGTGCTGCGCGAGGCGGGGCGGGACGAGTTCGAGGGGTTTCTGGCGGAGAATTTTGGTGTGGCGCGCAGGGTCATTGCCACGCTGGGCGGGCGGGTGCGTTATCTCGGCGAGCAGGTGGGCAACCTGATGACCTGCGACGTGGGCACCCGGCTGGCCAAGTTGCTGGTGTACATGGCCTACGAGGTGCTGGGCGACGAGGCGGCCTGGCATGAGCCCGCCGTGATTCCCGTGCGCCTGACCCAGGAGCAGATGGCCGCCATGACCGGCTCGTGCCAGCAGACCGTCAGCGACTTTCTGCGCGAGATGCAGGACGAGGGACTGGTACGGGTGACCCGCCGCGAGGTGGTGGTGGTGCATCCGTTGAAGCTGCTGGAGCGCGCTGAGTTGTAG
- a CDS encoding 4Fe-4S dicluster domain-containing protein, with protein MPPRILTEKCNGCEGLPESRCEEACPGNLMVVDAATGKARCRCTRDCWDCMSCTKACPRAAIETRIPYQLGYHKASLRPIMGKEHITWKCVDIHGVETTYKYRNRLAVAPAILTDKDA; from the coding sequence ATGCCGCCGAGAATACTGACCGAAAAATGCAACGGCTGCGAAGGGCTGCCCGAATCGCGCTGCGAGGAAGCCTGCCCCGGCAACCTGATGGTGGTGGACGCAGCCACGGGCAAGGCCCGCTGCCGCTGCACGCGCGACTGCTGGGACTGCATGTCCTGCACCAAGGCCTGTCCCCGCGCCGCCATCGAGACGCGCATTCCCTACCAGTTGGGGTACCACAAGGCGTCCCTGCGGCCCATCATGGGCAAGGAGCACATCACCTGGAAGTGCGTGGACATCCACGGTGTGGAAACCACCTACAAATACCGAAACCGTCTGGCCGTGGCCCCGGCCATTCTTACTGACAAGGACGCGTAA
- a CDS encoding FAD-binding protein translates to MANRKASRAVDIAPRSLAEVRTETVECDLLIIGGGNAGCFVATEAKRLDPSLRVVIMEKAEIMRSGACSAGMDALNTYIPEGKTPEDLVRWSRAQVGGGPLREDLALSNAEELNEAIDDLERWGLPILRDENGKIRYRGKWDISIHGEQLKPIMAEKAIEAGAEVYNRVVGTGLLMDGGRCVGATGLGVRDGAFYVFRAKSVVVSTGGAGTLYKSYTADSTDSGAQIWMCPYCVGSGYAMGFRQGAELSSLEQRWVATRTKDFCGPVDTISVGYKAPIINCKDERVMSRYAHLGGDAAPRFIRANAPMEEWLAGRGPCYCDTRNMAPELVQAMMTDYLNERPSFVLFLASRGQDVTKDPIEIYGSDPYIMGGHTMGGFWVDMQRMTTVPGLFAAGETAGGNPNKFVGGCAAEGKLAARGAIAYMAAGLETPDESAVGSQVESEKARVFAPLLRGKDYDGVTPTEMKERLQRLMDEYAGGSSQFYRTNEERLDYALRHIKMLQSQFAYLKAADLHDLMQANETMDRVDVAEAVVHHLKARRETRWAGWQTRSDYPGRDDANFDCFVETRRDPATGEVTAFTRPYEQLVPGDRFKA, encoded by the coding sequence ATGGCGAACAGAAAGGCCAGCAGGGCCGTGGACATCGCGCCGCGCAGCCTTGCGGAGGTGCGCACGGAAACGGTGGAGTGCGACCTGTTGATCATCGGCGGCGGCAACGCCGGGTGTTTCGTGGCCACCGAGGCCAAGCGGCTTGATCCGTCGCTGCGCGTGGTGATCATGGAAAAGGCCGAGATCATGCGTTCCGGCGCGTGTTCTGCAGGCATGGACGCCCTGAACACCTACATTCCCGAAGGCAAGACCCCCGAAGATCTGGTGCGCTGGAGCCGCGCCCAGGTTGGCGGCGGTCCCCTGCGTGAGGACCTGGCCCTCAGCAACGCCGAGGAGCTCAACGAGGCCATCGACGACCTGGAGCGCTGGGGCCTGCCCATCCTGCGCGACGAGAACGGCAAGATCCGCTATCGCGGCAAGTGGGACATCTCCATCCACGGCGAACAGCTGAAGCCCATCATGGCCGAAAAGGCCATCGAGGCCGGGGCCGAAGTGTACAACCGCGTGGTGGGCACCGGCCTGCTCATGGACGGCGGCCGCTGCGTGGGGGCCACTGGCCTTGGCGTGCGTGACGGCGCGTTCTACGTGTTCCGCGCCAAATCCGTGGTGGTTTCCACCGGCGGCGCGGGCACCCTGTACAAGTCGTACACCGCCGATTCCACCGACAGCGGCGCGCAGATCTGGATGTGCCCCTACTGCGTGGGGTCCGGCTATGCCATGGGCTTCCGCCAGGGCGCGGAGCTGTCGTCGCTGGAGCAGCGCTGGGTGGCCACCCGCACCAAGGACTTCTGCGGCCCCGTGGACACCATTTCGGTGGGTTACAAGGCCCCCATCATCAACTGCAAGGACGAGCGGGTCATGAGCCGCTACGCCCACCTTGGCGGCGACGCGGCCCCGCGCTTCATCCGGGCCAACGCTCCCATGGAGGAATGGCTGGCCGGTCGCGGCCCCTGCTACTGCGACACCCGCAACATGGCCCCCGAACTGGTGCAGGCCATGATGACCGACTACCTCAACGAGCGTCCGTCGTTCGTGCTGTTCCTGGCCAGCCGGGGGCAGGACGTGACCAAGGACCCCATCGAGATCTACGGGTCCGACCCGTACATCATGGGTGGCCACACCATGGGCGGTTTCTGGGTGGACATGCAGCGCATGACCACCGTGCCCGGCCTGTTCGCGGCGGGCGAGACGGCGGGCGGCAACCCCAACAAGTTCGTGGGCGGCTGCGCGGCGGAAGGCAAGCTGGCCGCGCGCGGCGCCATTGCCTACATGGCGGCGGGCCTTGAAACGCCCGACGAATCCGCCGTCGGCTCGCAGGTGGAATCGGAAAAGGCCCGCGTGTTCGCGCCGCTGCTGCGTGGCAAGGACTACGATGGCGTGACCCCCACCGAGATGAAGGAACGCCTCCAGCGCCTGATGGACGAGTACGCGGGCGGCAGCTCGCAGTTCTATCGCACCAACGAGGAGCGCCTGGACTACGCCCTGCGCCATATCAAGATGCTGCAATCGCAGTTCGCCTACCTGAAGGCCGCCGACCTGCACGATCTGATGCAGGCCAACGAGACCATGGACCGCGTGGACGTGGCCGAGGCCGTGGTGCACCACCTGAAGGCCCGCCGCGAAACCCGCTGGGCCGGGTGGCAGACCCGCAGCGATTACCCCGGTCGCGACGACGCCAACTTCGACTGCTTCGTGGAAACCCGGCGCGACCCGGCCACCGGCGAGGTAACCGCCTTTACCCGGCCCTACGAACAGCTGGTCCCCGGTGACCGGTTCAAGGCCTAA
- a CDS encoding sulfite exporter TauE/SafE family protein has product MADTNKTGAAAGAAPAHGAADVDVTCSPFLTGIRAVLGERTPANMALWALTAVLLLALVKESVAPSWTVAWSHPTWGTVNVVPVLGIGVGMVAGFLGGMVGAFISLFSVPLYTLWLGLPVKVALGTNSLASAVIGLMAAMVHLSKKTPNMKVAFPMMATGFLGAGAGAYISLGMSPEQLKMYFSILVFCAAFWMLWRAFRPGAGKGAGFVATEKQGLLYAGGEWNGVSYRTNILYPAFGNFFIAALTGIIGVGGGFLFTPMLHAAFGLPMMVAVGTGNFVKVANIGSQFIVRGVADTVIYQLAVFAMMGGYCGANFGRRLGCVVDTRYLRLLFGILLIFVGLQYMGIKLGLGSA; this is encoded by the coding sequence ATGGCGGATACGAACAAGACGGGGGCGGCGGCGGGAGCGGCCCCGGCACACGGAGCGGCGGACGTTGACGTCACCTGTTCCCCGTTCCTCACGGGCATCCGGGCGGTGCTGGGCGAACGCACCCCCGCCAACATGGCCCTGTGGGCGCTGACCGCCGTGCTGCTGCTGGCGCTGGTCAAGGAATCCGTGGCCCCCTCGTGGACAGTGGCCTGGAGCCACCCCACCTGGGGCACCGTCAACGTGGTGCCGGTGCTGGGCATCGGCGTGGGCATGGTGGCCGGTTTCCTTGGCGGCATGGTGGGGGCGTTCATCAGCCTGTTCTCCGTGCCCCTGTACACCCTGTGGCTGGGCCTGCCGGTCAAGGTGGCCCTGGGCACCAACAGCCTTGCCTCCGCCGTCATCGGCCTGATGGCCGCCATGGTGCACCTGTCCAAGAAGACCCCCAACATGAAGGTGGCCTTTCCCATGATGGCCACCGGCTTTCTGGGCGCGGGCGCGGGCGCGTACATCTCGCTCGGCATGTCGCCGGAACAGCTGAAGATGTACTTCTCCATCCTGGTCTTCTGCGCGGCGTTCTGGATGCTGTGGCGCGCCTTCCGCCCCGGCGCGGGCAAGGGCGCGGGCTTCGTGGCCACCGAAAAGCAGGGCCTGCTCTACGCGGGCGGTGAATGGAACGGCGTGTCCTACCGCACCAACATCCTGTACCCGGCCTTCGGCAACTTCTTCATCGCCGCGCTTACCGGCATCATCGGCGTGGGCGGCGGCTTCCTGTTCACCCCCATGCTGCACGCGGCCTTCGGCCTGCCCATGATGGTGGCCGTGGGCACCGGCAACTTCGTCAAGGTGGCCAACATCGGCTCGCAGTTCATCGTGCGCGGCGTGGCCGACACCGTCATCTACCAACTGGCCGTGTTCGCCATGATGGGCGGCTACTGCGGGGCCAACTTCGGGCGGCGTCTGGGCTGCGTGGTGGACACCCGCTACCTGCGCCTGTTGTTCGGCATCCTGCTGATCTTCGTGGGGTTGCAGTACATGGGGATTAAGCTGGGCCTTGGCAGCGCCTAG
- the polA gene encoding DNA polymerase I: protein MSLTQRLGLRGDPLWLMDGSAFIFRGFYAYQSMQRSDGFPTNALFIVTRILLRLLREERPTNFCFVLDGKGPTFRHELFPPYKMQRAVTPEPLVQQLDPIKRMVKALGLPLVVSDGCEADDCIASLAARHRSERPVVIVGTDKDLKQCLHDNVVLWDPAAKEEKLVTLADFTAETGLAPARWPDFQAVIGDSSDNIPGIPGVGPKTAEKIFKDFGSLEEIRDRVGDLPEKLRAKFEPHLETMFLYRQLTTLTTDACPEVTLPDLAVRPLDPAEAGAMLREFELRQLTRELSGMIENGSVTSAPRSSGQVQASLFGDEGRRADPVNTCADPGKLPDCEGVAAAVVPLFDNGAITAYAVAAGDCESRYSGPVEALARHLSKAAQVAAPDVKHLLRTDPAWGGVDPARWFDLGLAAYLLNPEERDYGWPRLAARWGDELERSSGNPGLLALEMAGALSGRLAGAQLSRLMRTLEMPLIPVLADMEAAGIAVDLDAFAAFLREVQGELDRLTRDVYKAAGGEFNIRSSQQLAELLFGTLGLPTGGKTKGGQTSTAQDVLEKLSGRHPVVDAILEFRKLEKLRSTYLEPLPRLVDGAGRIHTTFNQLATATGRLSSSNPNLQNIPVRGDLGRRMRTCFTAAPSLRLVSADYSQVELRVLAHMSQDPTLLAAFREGADIHSRTASLLYDVAQDQVSTDQRRNAKTINFGLIYGMGPQKLAQELRIPLTEAKAFIERYFSKLQKLREFYDEAETTARELGYVTTMAGRRRLLPEIHSENTQLKSQARRQAINTLIQGSAADIIKLAMLAAHADPELHALNARLILQVHDELLLEVPADNAPAAGERLAALMSGVRPGGVALDVPLAVDWGQGENWGLAH, encoded by the coding sequence ATGTCGCTTACCCAACGCCTCGGCCTTCGCGGCGATCCCCTGTGGCTCATGGACGGCTCGGCCTTCATCTTCCGGGGCTTCTACGCCTATCAGAGCATGCAGCGTTCGGACGGGTTTCCCACCAACGCGCTGTTCATCGTCACCCGCATCCTGCTGCGCCTTCTGCGCGAGGAACGCCCCACCAATTTCTGCTTCGTGCTGGACGGCAAGGGACCGACCTTCCGACACGAGCTGTTCCCGCCGTACAAGATGCAGCGCGCCGTGACGCCGGAACCGCTGGTGCAGCAACTGGACCCCATCAAGCGCATGGTGAAGGCGCTGGGCCTTCCGCTGGTCGTCTCCGACGGATGCGAGGCCGACGACTGCATCGCCTCGCTGGCGGCGCGCCACCGCAGCGAGCGGCCCGTGGTCATCGTGGGCACGGACAAGGACCTCAAGCAGTGCCTGCACGACAACGTGGTGCTGTGGGACCCGGCGGCCAAGGAAGAAAAGCTGGTCACGCTGGCGGACTTCACGGCGGAAACGGGCCTTGCGCCCGCCCGCTGGCCCGACTTTCAGGCGGTCATCGGCGATTCGTCGGACAACATTCCCGGCATCCCCGGCGTGGGCCCCAAGACGGCGGAAAAGATATTCAAGGACTTCGGCTCGCTGGAAGAAATCCGCGACCGCGTGGGCGATCTGCCCGAAAAGCTGCGCGCCAAGTTCGAGCCGCACCTTGAAACCATGTTCCTGTACCGCCAGCTGACCACCCTGACCACCGACGCCTGCCCGGAAGTGACCCTGCCCGACCTGGCCGTGCGCCCGCTGGACCCGGCGGAGGCAGGGGCCATGCTGCGTGAATTCGAGCTGCGCCAACTGACCCGCGAACTATCCGGCATGATCGAGAACGGCAGCGTCACCTCCGCCCCGCGCTCCAGCGGTCAGGTGCAGGCCAGCCTGTTCGGCGACGAGGGCCGCCGGGCCGATCCGGTGAACACCTGCGCCGACCCCGGCAAGCTGCCCGACTGCGAAGGCGTGGCCGCCGCCGTGGTGCCGCTGTTCGACAACGGCGCCATCACCGCCTACGCCGTGGCCGCAGGGGATTGCGAAAGCCGCTACTCCGGCCCGGTGGAGGCCCTTGCCCGCCACCTTTCCAAGGCCGCCCAGGTGGCCGCGCCCGACGTGAAGCATCTCTTGCGCACCGACCCGGCGTGGGGCGGCGTGGACCCGGCCCGCTGGTTCGACCTGGGGCTTGCCGCCTACCTGCTGAACCCGGAAGAGCGCGACTACGGCTGGCCGCGTCTGGCCGCCCGCTGGGGCGACGAACTGGAGCGCTCGTCCGGCAATCCCGGCCTGCTGGCGCTGGAAATGGCGGGCGCGCTGTCGGGCCGTCTGGCCGGGGCGCAGCTGTCCCGCCTGATGCGCACGCTGGAAATGCCGCTGATCCCCGTGCTGGCCGACATGGAGGCCGCAGGCATCGCCGTGGATCTGGACGCCTTTGCCGCCTTCCTGCGCGAGGTGCAGGGCGAACTGGACCGCCTGACGCGCGACGTCTACAAGGCCGCCGGGGGCGAATTCAACATCCGCTCGTCGCAGCAGCTGGCCGAACTGCTGTTCGGCACGCTGGGTCTGCCCACGGGCGGCAAGACCAAGGGCGGCCAGACCTCCACCGCGCAGGACGTGCTGGAAAAGCTGTCCGGTCGCCATCCGGTGGTGGACGCCATCCTGGAATTCCGCAAGCTGGAGAAGCTGCGCTCCACCTATCTGGAACCGCTGCCCCGCCTCGTGGACGGTGCCGGGCGCATCCATACCACCTTCAACCAGCTGGCCACGGCCACCGGGCGGTTGTCGTCCAGCAACCCGAACCTCCAGAACATTCCCGTGCGGGGCGACCTGGGCCGCCGCATGCGCACCTGCTTCACCGCCGCGCCGAGCCTGCGGCTGGTGTCCGCCGACTATTCACAGGTGGAACTGCGCGTGCTGGCCCACATGTCTCAAGACCCCACGCTGCTGGCCGCCTTCCGCGAGGGGGCGGACATCCACAGCCGCACCGCCAGCCTGTTGTACGACGTGGCGCAGGATCAGGTTTCCACCGACCAGCGCCGCAACGCCAAGACCATCAACTTCGGGCTCATCTACGGCATGGGGCCGCAGAAGCTGGCGCAGGAACTGCGCATCCCGCTTACCGAGGCCAAGGCGTTCATCGAACGGTATTTCAGCAAGTTGCAGAAGCTGCGCGAATTCTACGACGAGGCGGAAACCACCGCCCGCGAACTGGGCTACGTGACCACCATGGCGGGCCGCCGCCGCCTGCTGCCGGAAATCCATTCCGAAAACACCCAGCTGAAGTCGCAGGCGCGCCGTCAGGCCATCAACACCCTGATCCAGGGCAGCGCCGCCGACATCATCAAGCTGGCCATGCTGGCAGCCCACGCCGACCCGGAACTGCACGCGCTGAACGCCCGGCTCATCCTGCAGGTGCACGACGAACTGCTGCTGGAAGTGCCCGCCGACAACGCCCCCGCCGCTGGCGAGCGCCTTGCCGCGCTCATGTCCGGCGTGCGCCCCGGCGGGGTTGCACTGGATGTTCCGTTGGCAGTTGACTGGGGGCAAGGTGAGAATTGGGGCTTGGCTCACTAA
- a CDS encoding class I SAM-dependent rRNA methyltransferase produces MKTLILKRGEERRLRVGHLWVFSNEVDVQRTPLKDFAPGEAALVMDDGGRCLGTAYVNPASLICARLVSRRENDPLNADLLKTRIGRALALRQALFDTPHYRLCFGEGDMLPGLVVDRYGDTLVAQITTAGMDAQTDAVVAALVEATGATGVLLRNDTASRELEGLTREVRVAYGSVPDTVEISENGCTFTVPLTAGQKTGWFYDQRGNRAFAARFAKGQDVLDVFCYVGSFGATAARAGAASVTLVDASLPAVELAVENVKTNGRAYGPGGVDDADGIEGDAFEAMTELRREGRKFGLVCLDPPAFIKRRKDAKQGLTAYQRANELALDLVADGGVFVTCSCSQHLDREELRRVLTHAAAKRKMQAQIIAQGHQGADHPVHPAMAETDYLKSFTARIFRA; encoded by the coding sequence ATGAAGACACTGATCCTGAAACGCGGAGAAGAGCGCCGACTGCGCGTGGGGCACCTGTGGGTGTTCAGCAACGAAGTGGACGTGCAGCGCACGCCGCTCAAGGACTTTGCGCCGGGCGAGGCCGCCCTGGTCATGGACGACGGGGGCCGCTGCCTGGGCACGGCTTACGTGAACCCGGCATCGCTGATCTGCGCCCGGTTGGTGAGCCGCCGCGAGAACGACCCGCTGAACGCGGACCTGCTCAAAACGCGTATTGGCCGCGCGCTGGCCTTGCGGCAGGCGCTGTTCGACACGCCGCACTACCGGCTGTGCTTTGGCGAGGGCGACATGCTGCCCGGCCTTGTGGTGGACCGCTACGGCGACACGCTGGTGGCCCAGATCACCACGGCGGGCATGGACGCGCAGACCGACGCGGTGGTTGCCGCGCTGGTGGAGGCCACCGGGGCCACCGGGGTGCTGCTGCGCAACGACACGGCCTCGCGCGAACTGGAAGGGCTGACCCGCGAGGTGCGTGTGGCCTACGGCTCCGTGCCCGACACGGTGGAAATTTCCGAGAACGGCTGCACCTTCACCGTGCCGCTCACCGCCGGGCAGAAGACCGGGTGGTTCTACGACCAGCGCGGCAACCGGGCCTTTGCCGCCCGCTTCGCCAAGGGGCAGGACGTGCTGGACGTGTTCTGCTACGTGGGCAGCTTTGGCGCCACGGCGGCGCGCGCGGGCGCGGCATCGGTCACGCTGGTGGATGCGTCCCTGCCTGCCGTCGAACTGGCGGTGGAAAACGTGAAGACCAATGGCCGCGCCTATGGGCCGGGCGGTGTGGACGACGCCGACGGCATCGAGGGCGACGCCTTCGAGGCCATGACGGAACTGCGGCGCGAGGGCCGCAAGTTCGGTCTGGTCTGCCTGGACCCGCCCGCGTTCATCAAGCGCAGGAAGGACGCCAAGCAGGGCCTGACGGCCTACCAGCGGGCCAACGAACTGGCACTCGACCTGGTGGCCGATGGGGGTGTATTCGTCACCTGTTCCTGCTCGCAACACCTCGACAGGGAAGAATTGCGCCGCGTGCTTACCCATGCCGCGGCAAAACGGAAGATGCAGGCCCAGATCATCGCACAGGGGCATCAGGGCGCGGACCACCCGGTACACCCGGCCATGGCCGAGACCGACTACCTGAAATCCTTCACCGCGCGGATATTCCGCGCCTGA
- a CDS encoding pyridoxal-phosphate-dependent aminotransferase family protein, translating into MLDKPRLLTPGPTPTPERVRLAMAHDMIHHRKPAFKAIMAAVQPKLRELFGTAQPVLPMACSGSGVMTAAVHGLFKPGEKVIVVEGGKFGQRWREIAAVRGLSVVSVVVDWGRPVTPAEVEAALNEHPDAAGVLVQLSETSTGTLHPVREIARLTANRDTLLVADGISAVSISPCPMDEWGIDCLLTGSQKGLMLPPGLALIALSERAWRKADTVPPSCFYFNFRGELANQEKQQTLFTTPVSLIIGLNESLDMFREVGLETVYRKQWALTQMARRGVTAMGLEPLVKEGYTWGLTSVLLPEGVPATGVLRVAAERFGVIMAAGQDHLKERIIRIGHMGWLDWADLAAGLHALAEGFRACGGYIGARDVLEQALAAYQAGLAVAPGTEI; encoded by the coding sequence ATGCTCGACAAGCCCCGCCTGCTCACTCCCGGCCCCACGCCCACGCCCGAACGGGTGCGGCTGGCCATGGCCCATGACATGATCCACCACCGCAAGCCCGCCTTCAAGGCCATCATGGCGGCGGTGCAGCCCAAGCTGCGCGAACTGTTCGGCACGGCCCAGCCGGTGCTGCCCATGGCCTGTTCCGGCTCGGGCGTCATGACCGCCGCCGTGCACGGCCTGTTCAAGCCGGGCGAGAAGGTCATCGTGGTCGAAGGCGGCAAGTTCGGCCAGCGCTGGCGCGAAATCGCCGCCGTGCGCGGCCTCTCCGTGGTGTCCGTGGTGGTGGACTGGGGCCGCCCGGTCACCCCGGCGGAAGTGGAAGCCGCCCTGAACGAACACCCGGACGCTGCAGGCGTGCTGGTGCAGCTGTCGGAAACTTCCACCGGCACCCTGCACCCGGTGCGCGAGATCGCCAGGCTCACCGCCAACCGCGATACCCTGCTGGTGGCCGACGGCATCTCCGCCGTCAGCATCTCGCCCTGCCCCATGGACGAATGGGGCATCGACTGCCTGCTCACCGGCTCGCAAAAGGGGCTGATGCTGCCGCCGGGCCTTGCGCTCATCGCGCTGTCCGAACGGGCCTGGCGCAAGGCCGACACGGTGCCGCCCTCGTGCTTCTATTTCAACTTCCGGGGCGAGCTGGCCAACCAGGAAAAGCAGCAGACCCTGTTCACCACGCCGGTCAGTCTTATCATAGGGCTGAACGAAAGCCTGGACATGTTCCGCGAGGTGGGGCTGGAGACCGTGTACCGCAAGCAGTGGGCGCTGACGCAGATGGCCCGGCGCGGGGTAACGGCCATGGGCCTTGAGCCGCTGGTGAAGGAAGGCTACACATGGGGCCTGACCAGCGTGCTGCTGCCCGAAGGCGTACCCGCCACCGGCGTGCTGCGCGTGGCGGCGGAACGCTTTGGCGTCATCATGGCCGCCGGGCAGGACCACCTGAAGGAACGCATCATCCGCATCGGCCACATGGGCTGGCTGGACTGGGCCGACCTGGCAGCCGGACTGCATGCGCTGGCCGAGGGCTTCCGGGCCTGCGGCGGGTACATCGGCGCGCGCGACGTGCTGGAACAGGCCCTGGCCGCGTACCAGGCCGGGCTGGCCGTTGCACCGGGAACGGAGATTTAG
- a CDS encoding DUF1844 domain-containing protein has product MTDNERTGCGCAAGGARDGAQDGASHGAAQMPQVTFSTFILSLASSALVQLGEVPDPDTGRTSENLLMAKHTIDVLTMLQEKTRGCADADEARLLEGVLYELRMKYVVHRK; this is encoded by the coding sequence ATGACCGACAACGAACGCACCGGCTGCGGCTGCGCGGCTGGCGGAGCCAGGGATGGCGCGCAGGATGGCGCTTCCCATGGTGCGGCGCAGATGCCGCAGGTGACCTTTTCCACCTTCATCCTGTCGCTGGCCTCGTCGGCGCTGGTGCAACTGGGCGAAGTGCCCGACCCCGACACCGGGCGCACCAGCGAGAACCTGCTGATGGCCAAGCACACCATCGACGTGCTGACCATGCTGCAGGAAAAGACGCGCGGTTGCGCCGACGCGGACGAGGCGCGCCTGCTGGAAGGCGTGCTGTACGAACTGCGCATGAAGTACGTGGTGCACAGGAAGTAG